Within the Fusarium keratoplasticum isolate Fu6.1 chromosome 1, whole genome shotgun sequence genome, the region CCAGCAAGAACTACGGCGAGGCTGATTTGGATGCTGAGAACATTGTTGGAATCGcccatcctcttccttttACTGAGTACCTCACAGGAGGTTCACCGTGAGTTCAGTGTAATAGTATGAAATTTTCTCAGGAGCTAACATCAGCCAGACCCTTCGTCCCCAATATTGACCAGCCTACTGCTGCTGACAACCAGAATGAGCCTTACCTGCCGTATTTCCGGTacctcttgacccagaagGATCTCCCTGCCGTTATCTCTACCTCGTACggtgacgaagaagacgtaTGATTTCCCCCCTCGTTTTCGTCTGGCTTATCTAACATTACCGCAGGGCGTCCCACGAGAATATGCCACCCTTACCTGCAACCTCATTGGCCTTTTGGGTCTCCGAGGTATCACCGTCATCTTTTCTTCCGGCGATCTTGGAGTGGGTGCTGGATGCTTGGCTCCTGACTACAAGACTGTCGAGTTCAACGCCATCTTCCCCGCCACCTGCCCTTACTTGACTTCCGTCGGTGGTACTGTTGATGTCACTCCTGAGATTGCCTGGGATGGATCGTCTGGAGGATTCAGCAAGTACTTCGCCCGACCTAGTTACCAGAACCAGGCCGTCAAGACATACATGAAGACCGTGTcagacaagaccaagaagtaCTACGCTCCTTACACCAACTGGAACGGCCGAGGTTTCCCTGATGTCTCTGGACACAGTGCCTCGCCTGGCTACGAGGTTATCTACGGTGGGAAGCAGGCCAGAAGCGGGGGTACCAGCGCTGCGGCTCCTGTTTGGGCTGGTATTGTTGGTCTGTTGAACGACGCCCGATTCCGGGCTGGTAAGGGAAGCTTGGGCTGGTTGAACCCTCTTATCTACAAGTATGGACCCAAGGTCTTGACAGATATTACTGGGGGCTACAGCATTGGATGCGACGGCAACAACACTCAGACCGGCGGGCCAGAACCCGCCGGGTCTGGTATTGTTCCCGGCGCTAGGTGGAACGCTACTGCTGGATGGGATCCTGTGACTGGATATGGCTCACCTGACTTTGGAAAGTTGAAGGACCTAGTTCTGAGTTTTTAAGTTCATGAGCTCAGGTTAAAGCAGCACCAGCTCAGGATCATGGGCGAGAGAGGAAATCATGGGTGTCTGGATTCGTAGCAGAGTATACCTGTTATGACTGCCTATCTGCAACCACATAGAAACTGAGAGCAGAAAGGGCAAACTTCGCAAGCAGCCCATTGTTTTACCGATTGTGCTCATGAAGCTCCATTGAGGTTACCCAAACAACGCGTAGAATAGTCAATCCTGCATTCACAATAGGAATGATTTGCCCAATCGAGTAAACAGGTGATGTGAGGCGAACTGACTGTATCGTGATGGTGCGTTCAGCAGCCACCAGACTCAAACAGGCAAACGCGCCATGCTCCAGATGTTGCTGATCGACTGTGGTCGGGAGCTCTGAATGCATCCTGGAACCTAGCTTCTTGTATCCCTACAAGGCCTGCAGAGTCGTGAGAGATTGCCATCTTCCCACCTCAGAGGCTTGTCGTACGACGCTGTTTTGCTCATCGAGAGAAACCACGAATGCGCAGTACTCAGGCATCTCAAGCTATAGTAGATCCAGAACGGAAAGACTTGGTTCGGATGTCCTGTGGGGCAATTGCTGAACCATGACCACCAGAAGGCGGAAAAGCATTTGCAGCAATCCACGGCCAGAGTCTCTTGAGTGAAGCTGTGCATGATGATTCTGATGGTGACAAGTCCGAGGAATTGCGCTACCATTACTGCTCCCACTTGCCATCGAGCGGCTAGTGTCTCCTTTTCCATCAGCTGCATGGAGAGAGCACTGTTCTGGACGTCTAGGATCATGGACCCAAGAATGGCATCAACCGGAGAGAGCTCCCCTTGAACCAGGGGACCAAGGAAGCACAAGGCTAAGGACACGTGCATTCCAAGAAGGCCGCTTCCGAGTTCCTTTATTGCCGTGTGGCTATGGTGAAAAGATCCGAATAAGGTAGACAGGAAGAGAATGGCGGCTTGTGGCCAGGTGCCGGCTCggacgccatcgccgatAATGTCTGCATCAGCAACCCAACATTGGTGCTCCTCATCCAGGCGCACGTCTTTAGCTCCTACAAAAGTGAAACCTCCGAGGACGATGGAGACCGCACCCATCATGAGACCGGACATGCGAAAAATCCAGGCAAAACGCCATTGCCTATTTTTGATGCGGGTCAAAAGGCGCTGATCGGTCACAAAGATCTCCTCAGGCGAGCCGAGGCATTTCTGAAGAAACCCAATGTCGTTCCTTAGATCCCGAATCTTCTCGTGATCTAGAAGAATAGTATCACTCGAACCCGTGAGATCGCGGTCGATGTAGCTCACGACTTTCGATAACCTGCTAGCCATTTCATCGAGATCGCCAGATGCTGCATTGCCACGCCGTTCCTCAAGTGACTCTGAAATACGCTCGGCGAGCTCCCTCATACTTAGAGATGTTCTAGAGCGCCTTCGTTTAGATATTTGGCGGCCGTTTGTCTAGAAACACGCGAGTTCATGTGTTCACTGGCTGCAGAATGATCAGATCATACCCGTTGTTTATCATCGCCCGGATCGCTTTTCAAAGTTTCAACATCAAGTTCACTGTCAAGAACTTGATTTGCAAATCGCCTGTGTAACTTGCAAAGTGCCTCAAGCTTGAGTTGGACTCGCTCAAGCTGCTTGCAACCCCGGCTGTACGGACCAATGGGGAAATTCTGGAGGTCCGAGGTTCTTTGGTGCACCTCTATACTCAAGTGACGGCGCAGGAACCCTTCTAGGACAATaaggatgagcttgatcgCTACCAAACATATGGTTGTATAGTTTCCCACTTGTGACGCGGCCATGACTGCGGTCCTCAGGCCGAGATGAGGTCTGGGTGGACCGGGTTCATTACTTTTGGGGCAATTTTTCTCGCAGGAAATTCTAGCCTGAAATGCGATGTCTAATACTCAGCTTTTCAGCCTCATAAATGCAAGCAAAATCTGCTGACCTGACATACAGCTGCCGTCACTTCCAGAATAGGCGTCGTTGCTACCCTACTCGTCCCGAGAATGTGGCACCTGCTGGTGATAGGACCACAAGTGTTGGGTCTGGGCCTGGGCCTCTGCAGATAGTAAGTGAGAGCCGTGTATATCTTCCTACTTAGggtataatatttaatcacattatttaatttatatgTATCTCGCTGAATGCATATGTCTGACAATTCTACCTATAGGCGGAGATCGTTGCTATACTCCGAGATCAAAAGACCGCTGACCCCGTGAGAGAAGTTTCTCATATAGGGATCAAATTCACAGCCGTGTGTAAAGCCTACGTTCCAGTAAAACTCAACACAGATCCTCCGCAGCATATGAATCTGGTGATGATGCAAATCGGCACGGTATTTCCAGCAAGGATGGGCCTCAATCTTTACCAAGTCAGAACCAAATTCAGCCACGCAACTGATTCTACGGTACCCGGACCCAGAATAGCGAAGCGAGCCGAATATCCCTTGAATAAGGGAGATCCAGAGACgggaggagagaaagagttGGATATGGTAATCGAGAGCGATGCTGACGATAAGTTCACTTTGAAGCGAAAGGACTTCAAATGTCGCGAGATAGTGATCCACGTGGCTCTACTCTTGGAGCAGAATCAACAGGAAACAACAAAGTCGTTCTATGCTGGGCTTAGATTCCATGTATCAAGCGGTATTCTCTATCGCATGCAtgagctggaggaagagggtgaaGACATCAAGCTCTCGTTTAAGCCTAAGAACTTTGGAGAACATTGCGAACACCTGGTTCCAAAAGATCTCAACTTGAACGAGCTTCTGCTGAGTTGGGTAGGGTCTAAGCGATCAGTTAGTGCTTCATTATAGACTTATAGAGCACCTGTACCTGTTTTGTTCCGACTTTTATATGTTGCGCAGCTACACCAGGGGACTAAATGTCGTCATTCAACGCTCATCCCCCCACCATTTGATCTATTATGGCTATGGGCGACTAGGGAAGTTTCTTGGGTCAGCTACTCGTGACGTGAGAGGAAACCCCAACTCTAGAGATTAAAGCAAGTTCTTTCAGTCTGTCGTTGCTGAACACGGGATTCAAGCCGGAAATACTGTTACCAAAAAGTCTGATGCGAGCGTTTCGTTGCATTTTGTACGTGCAACAGTGAAGAGTCACGGCATGAGTAGAAAGAGGTGGTTGTTCCAATAGAGAAATTGAGATTAGAGAGGTCAAACTACATGATCAACTTCGTCTCGTACACGCTTCAAAACTCCCATCAACTCCTAGCTCATTAAAACATCTTGTCATTTTCATAACATCAGGGGCGACCATAATCATTATTTATTTCTCGGTAGCAGTTTCGTTTTCTTCATGCTCGTGGCCAAGCTTGGCCTCGACGTCACCCTGTTCGACCTTGGTCGTGAGGCTGGTCGCAACGCGAGTCTTCCAGGCGGGAGTTCCGAGGTAAGCAATGCCATCGGGATCTTCGAACATGTGTTCGGTCTCCTCAAGGGTCTTGCCGGCAGTCTCGGGGAACATGAAGAAGACGTGGATGAACATGGCGACGTTGAAGACACCAAAGATGAGGTAGGTCTTGTATCTGGGAAGTATTAGTACCTGTGACAGTTCCAGGGTGGTGAGAAAGAAGCTTTACCGAATGTTCTCAAAGGCGACGGGAGTGAACAGACCGAGAGCAGTGTTGAAAGCCCAGTTAGCCGAAGTAGCCAGGGCAACACCCTTGCCACGGAGTCGGAGAGGGAACAGCTCAGGAGGATAAGTCCAAGAGGCGGGGCCCCAAGTGGGAGCAAAAGAGGCGACAAATAGGTATGTGCAGGCGATAAGACCCTTTGCAGCGGAGCCAGACACAGTCATCGAGACCTCGGGCACTCCGTCCTTGCCGCCGGGCCAGACAGTACCATTGGCTCCCAAGATGCCGGCGTTGGCAAACATCCAAACACCCATAAGAGCGCTGCCGGCTAGGAGTGTGGGTCGTCGTCCCCAGTGATCCATCCAGATCAGGGCTGGAACGGTCATGAGGACGTTGATGATGTACTGGATGGATGAGGCCAGCAAGTTGGCGTTACCACTAAACAATGTTAATAATTGACAGTAAAAGACGGTCATAGTACTGACCTGTAGCCTGCCATGGAGAACACGTAGGAGATGTAGTACACTAGGATTTGTTAGCGTCAAATTGTCTTTCAACAGGATGGTAGTCAAACTTACTCATGACGTTCATGCCGGTGAGCTGGGACCAAATCTGGGTAAACAGTCCAATCATGGTTCGGTTGATCATACGGGgcttgaagagatcaaggTAGGTAACATCAGAGATAGAGGCCTCAAAAGCACACATATCCTTAATGTCCTGCAACTCGAGAGCCACAAAGGGGTGGTTGGggtcgccatggccgtggACAAGAGTGAGCACAGCACGGCAGTCTTCCCATCGATCCTTTCGGGCGAGCCAACGAGGAGACTCGGGGAGaagcatcatcatgaagaagaggaagatggcaggGACCATCTGCAGACCCCAGGGGATACGCCAAGAGGCAGTGTTGTAGTTGCGTGAGTTTTGCTCGCCGATAAAGGAGCAGCCGTAGGAGATGTAGTACATGATCAGGATGCCCCAGGTGATGGCCCATTGTTGCATACCGATGAACCGACCACGCTTGGAGGGAGGAGAAATCTCGGCGATGTAGACGGGGACCTGAGCAGATTCGATACCGACGGAGAGACCGTTGATGACACGACCGACGACCAGCATGCCAATGTTCTGAGCAGCACAAGAGATGGTTGATCCAACAATCCTGGCAAGAGTGTCAGTGCTAGCCCGTCATTGAGGAATACCCTCACTTACCAGATAAGACAGCCGACCATGATAGAATACTTCCTACCCAGACGATCACTGAGCGGACCCGAGATCAAAGCAccaagccaagagccagcaGCCATACTAGCCGTGATACCACCTTGGTGCAGAGACTTGGGGCCACTgcaatcatcatcatcggtAAAGGGCGGACCCTTGGGTCCCTGGTTGAAGTAGCACTTGTAAGAGTTCTCGCCGAGCTGTGCAGACACGGACGAGATATCGAAGCCAAAGAGGGCTCCACCAACCACCGCGACACCGGCGATGGCGTAAATATTGCCAATGGGCATGTTGAGTTTTACTCGTGTAAGAGTTGCTTAAGTGTTGTGTGCATGTGACTGAAGAGTGAGTTGTacagagaagagagggatACAAGCCAAGGAAAGAGCTCAATATATGTCATCGTCTTTTGAGTCCCAGTATCCAGAGCCTCGGGTTGTCGGCGCTGTGCGCGTCACGTTACGGTTGCAATGAACGGAGGTTGTACGGCATTACGTTCTGGGGGAAGGG harbors:
- a CDS encoding MFS domain-containing protein; translated protein: MPIGNIYAIAGVAVVGGALFGFDISSVSAQLGENSYKCYFNQGPKGPPFTDDDDCSGPKSLHQGGITASMAAGSWLGALISGPLSDRLGRKYSIMVGCLIWIVGSTISCAAQNIGMLVVGRVINGLSVGIESAQVPVYIAEISPPSKRGRFIGMQQWAITWGILIMYYISYGCSFIGEQNSRNYNTASWRIPWGLQMVPAIFLFFMMMLLPESPRWLARKDRWEDCRAVLTLVHGHGDPNHPFVALELQDIKDMCAFEASISDVTYLDLFKPRMINRTMIGLFTQIWSQLTGMNVMMYYISYVFSMAGYSGNANLLASSIQYIINVLMTVPALIWMDHWGRRPTLLAGSALMGVWMFANAGILGANGTVWPGGKDGVPEVSMTVSGSAAKGLIACTYLFVASFAPTWGPASWTYPPELFPLRLRGKGVALATSANWAFNTALGLFTPVAFENIRYKTYLIFGVFNVAMFIHVFFMFPETAGKTLEETEHMFEDPDGIAYLGTPAWKTRVATSLTTKVEQGDVEAKLGHEHEENETATEK
- a CDS encoding Peptidase S53 domain-containing protein, with the protein product MHLSSYQCLLLALSALPTAFGKSFSHHSKVPKGWHVDENARVSAAKQQVFSIALTMQNVDQLESKLLDLSTPGGENYGQWLSHDEVKSTFSPSKEAVSSVTKWLKSSGVKNYKVNGAFIDFAIDVPGANSLLGGDYQYYVKDGQTKLRTLSYSIPNSLAEHIQYVDPSINFGATSAFTPISRPSRTTVTKRNNAASKSSVDASCQTSITPSCLKQLYNIGDYTPDAESGSTIGFSSFLNQSALFSDVFQFEEKFGIPKQNFTKVLINNPVNDQSPTSKNYGEADLDAENIVGIAHPLPFTEYLTGGSPPFVPNIDQPTAADNQNEPYLPYFRYLLTQKDLPAVISTSYGDEEDGVPREYATLTCNLIGLLGLRGITVIFSSGDLGVGAGCLAPDYKTVEFNAIFPATCPYLTSVGGTVDVTPEIAWDGSSGGFSKYFARPSYQNQAVKTYMKTVSDKTKKYYAPYTNWNGRGFPDVSGHSASPGYEVIYGGKQARSGGTSAAAPVWAGIVGLLNDARFRAGKGSLGWLNPLIYKYGPKVLTDITGGYSIGCDGNNTQTGGPEPAGSGIVPGARWNATAGWDPVTGYGSPDFGKLKDLVLSF